The Polyodon spathula isolate WHYD16114869_AA unplaced genomic scaffold, ASM1765450v1 scaffolds_1417, whole genome shotgun sequence genome has a window encoding:
- the LOC121309622 gene encoding LIM domain transcription factor LMO4-A-like codes for MVNNRSAESQAVSVAGGGSPPRSCAGCGGKIADRFLLYSMERYWHTRCLKCSCCQAQLGEIGTSCYSKGGMILCRNDYIRLFGHSGACSACGQSIPASEMVMRAQGNVYHLKCFTCATCRNRLVPGDRFHYVNGTIFCEHDRPNAALLNSHLPALQSSAMLPDQKVC; via the exons ATGGTGAATAATCGCTCCGCGGAGTCCCAGGCGGTGTCTGTGGCAGGCGGGGGCTCTCCCCCCAGGTCCTGCGCAGGATGCGGGGGGAAGATCGCTGACCGCTTCCTGCTCTACTCCATGGAGCGCTACTGGCACACGCGCTGCCTCAAGTGCTCCTGCTGCCAGGCTCAGCTCGGCGAGATCGGCACCTCCTGCTACAGCAAGGGAGGCATGATCCTCTGCAGGAACGACTACATACG GTTATTCGGACACAGCGGGGCGTGCAGTGCCTGTGGTCAGTCCATCCCGGCCAGTGAGATGGTGATGAGGGCACAGGGCAACGTCTACCACCTCAAG TGTTTCACGTGCGCCACGTGCAGGAACAGGCTGGTCCCGGGGGACCGGTTCCACTACGTCAACGGAACCATCTTCTGTGAGCACGACCGGCCCAACGCAGCCCTGCTGAACAGTCACctcccagcactgcagagcagcGCCATGCTGCCCGACCAGAAG gTGTGTTGA